The following are encoded in a window of Dictyostelium discoideum AX4 chromosome 6 chromosome, whole genome shotgun sequence genomic DNA:
- the pdhA gene encoding pyruvate dehydrogenase E1 alpha subunit translates to MLSNFLKVNSKALGHIRTFASKSGEIKHNFKKADTYLCDGPSDSTVTNKDELISFFTEMSRFRRLETVCDGLYKKKLIRGFCHLYTGQEAVCAGLESAITKDDHIITAYRDHTYMLSRGATPEEIFAELLMKETGCSKGKGGSMHMFTKNFYGGNGIVGAQCPLGAGIAFAQKYNKTGNVCLAMYGDGAANQGQLFEAFNMASLWKLPVIFICENNKYGMGTSQKRSTAGHDFYTRGHYVAGLKVDGMDVFAVKEAGKYAAEWCRAGNGPIILEMDTYRYVGHSMSDPGITYRTREEVNHVRQTRDPIENIRQIILDNKIATEDQLAAIEETVRDEMEKASEKAIAAPLPQARELFTNVYLQEVPVRGVEFVNSFKP, encoded by the exons atgttatcaaattttttaaaagtcaACAGTAAAGCACTAGGACat ATAAGAACTTTTGCCTCAAAGAGTGGTGAAATTAAacacaattttaaaaaagccGATACATACTTATGTGATGGTCCATCTGACTCAACTGTTACCAACAAAGATGAACTCATTTCATTCTTCACTGAAATGTCAAGATTTAGAAGACTCGAAACTGTTTGTGATGgtttatacaaaaaaaaattaattagagGTTTCTGTCATTTATACACTGGTCAA gaagCTGTTTGTGCAGGTTTAGAAAGTGCAATTACTAAAGATGATCATATTATTACAGCATACAGAGATCACACTTATATGTTATCAAGAGGAGCAACACCAGAAGAAATTTTTGCagaattattaatgaaaGAAACTGGTTGTTCAAAGGGTAAAGGTGGTTCAATGCATATGTTTACAAAGAATTTCtatggtggtaatggtattGTTGGTGCTCAATGTCCACTTGGTGCTGGTATTGCCTTTGCACAAAAGTACAATAAGACCGGTAATGTTTGTTTAGCCATGTATGGTGATGGTGCTGCCAATCAAGGTCAATTATTTGAAGCCTTCAACATGGCTTCACTCTGGAAACTTCCAGTCATTTTCATTTgtgaaaacaataaatacGGTATGGGTACCTCTCAAAAGAGATCAACTGCTGGTCACGATTTCTATACTCGTGGTCACTATGTTGCAGGCTTAAAAGTCGATGGTATGGATGTTTTCGCCGTCAAAGAAGCTGGTAAATACGCCGCTGAATGGTGTAGAGCTGGTAATGGTCCAATCATTTTAGAAATGGATACCTATCGTTATGTAGGTCACTCTATGTCTGATCCAGGTATCACTTATCGTACAAGAGAAGAAGTTAACCACGTTAGACAAACTAGAGATCCAATTGAAAACATTCGTCAAATCATCTTGGACAATAAAATCGCAACTGAAGATCAACTCGCTGCCATCGAAGAAACCGTTAGAGATGAAATGGAAAAAGCCTCTGAAAAAGCTATCGCTGCTCCATTACCACAAGCTCGTGAACTCTTTACCAACGTTTACCTCCAAGAAGTTCCAGTAAGAggtgttgaatttgttaacAGTTTCAAAccataa